In a single window of the Terriglobus roseus genome:
- a CDS encoding uracil-DNA glycosylase produces MPSARNTKAATELANVSANIIACTRCPRLREYCTALGETKRRAYIDWEYWTLPVPGFGDPNARVLIVGLAPGAHGANRTGRPFTGDGAGYFMYPVLYETGFSNQPDATDRDDGLKLRHARIASICRCAPPADKPTPQEIRNCAPHLAAEIGALPRLRVVVALGRIAFDGYLNFLIAQGVIDSRRHYPFGHGVEHRLPNGMVLLASYHPSLRNTNTGRLNKAMFTKIFVRARELAGLG; encoded by the coding sequence ATGCCATCTGCACGAAATACCAAAGCAGCTACCGAGCTTGCAAACGTCAGCGCCAACATCATCGCCTGCACACGCTGCCCGCGCCTTCGCGAGTACTGCACCGCACTGGGAGAGACCAAGCGCCGCGCCTATATCGATTGGGAATATTGGACTCTGCCCGTACCAGGATTCGGCGATCCCAATGCTCGTGTCCTGATCGTCGGCCTGGCGCCCGGCGCGCACGGAGCTAATCGCACGGGGCGCCCCTTCACCGGTGATGGCGCCGGATATTTCATGTATCCCGTGCTGTATGAGACGGGCTTCTCAAACCAGCCGGACGCCACCGATCGCGACGACGGTCTGAAGCTGCGCCACGCACGTATCGCGTCCATCTGCCGGTGCGCACCGCCAGCGGATAAACCAACGCCGCAGGAGATCCGCAACTGCGCACCGCATCTTGCCGCAGAGATCGGCGCGCTCCCTCGGCTCCGTGTGGTCGTCGCACTTGGACGCATCGCGTTCGACGGCTACCTGAACTTCCTGATTGCGCAGGGCGTCATCGACTCGCGCAGACACTACCCCTTTGGCCATGGTGTCGAACATCGGCTGCCGAACGGCATGGTCCTGCTGGCCAGCTATCATCCATCGCTGCGCAATACGAATACGGGACGGCTGAATAAAGCCATGTTTACGAAGATTTTCGTGCGTGCGCGGGAGCTCGCGGGACTAGGCTGA